AAGAATTGCCACCGCCAGAAGTGCAACAAGACCGCAGATACCGCTTGCGCAGATAGCTGCAATGATTGCACGGGGGAAACGCTTGAACTTCGGGTCGTGCGGACCTTCAATGGTTCCGGTAATATTGTATGCAGAAAGCACTGCGATAACAAGGAACATACCGATTGCAAAGATGCCTGCAAGTCCCACTGCAAGAGAACTGAAATCCTCCATGTTGGCAGCCGAGAAGCTTGCGTTGTAGAACTCGAGAAGCTCAATGTAGATGAGTGTTCCGCCAAGACCACCGAACAGACCACCGATAACACCGCCAACGTAGGAGATGAACGGAAGTCCGTGACCTTCGGTTCCCTGGGATTTGTACTCAGCCTGAGAGTCACCGGTGATCGGGTCTTTTGCGACCTTACCGGATGCTGCGGGAATACCCATGCCATAGACATAGGAGATGTTCACCATCAGACAGGTGATTGCCATCATTAAACCGCCGCCGATTGCACCACCGGCGAGAGCGACTCCAAAGCCTAAACTTGCTGCCCATGCTCCTCCGAACAGTCCTGCGAGACCTGCACCGGTCGCAAGCATTGCGACACCGGTTGCAATACCCGGAGACTGTCCCATTGCTGCCGGCGCACCGCCGACCGGGACGAAGTGGACACCAAATGCAATCAGAGCTGCACCGACAATGATACCGACAAGCGTGGTAACCGGGAGCATTGCTCCGCCGGCAAGATAGCCGGAACTACCAAGGAAGTAGGCTGCGCCGATAAAGATGACTGCAAGGATGATTGCGATAACGGATGCAACAGGCTGGAATGCTCCGGCGTTGCCCGCTGGTTTTGCTGCAATTGCGCTCATAGTTAGGCCTCCGCAGTGTAGGGTCCGTAGTTCTTGCGTGCCCACTTCTCCACATAG
The genomic region above belongs to Methanocorpusculum vombati and contains:
- the mtrD gene encoding tetrahydromethanopterin S-methyltransferase subunit D, producing the protein MSAIAAKPAGNAGAFQPVASVIAIILAVIFIGAAYFLGSSGYLAGGAMLPVTTLVGIIVGAALIAFGVHFVPVGGAPAAMGQSPGIATGVAMLATGAGLAGLFGGAWAASLGFGVALAGGAIGGGLMMAITCLMVNISYVYGMGIPAASGKVAKDPITGDSQAEYKSQGTEGHGLPFISYVGGVIGGLFGGLGGTLIYIELLEFYNASFSAANMEDFSSLAVGLAGIFAIGMFLVIAVLSAYNITGTIEGPHDPKFKRFPRAIIAAICASGICGLVALLAVAIL